Proteins from one Coregonus clupeaformis isolate EN_2021a chromosome 29, ASM2061545v1, whole genome shotgun sequence genomic window:
- the LOC121544423 gene encoding 5-hydroxytryptamine receptor 1D-like, with amino-acid sequence MDQDNSSVDPFFTNATESSEPTEALWDEATLLGFQIFLSAILAIVTLATVLSNAFVIATIFLTRKLHTPANFLIGSLAVTDLLVSILVMPISILYTVSKTWALGQIVCDIWLSLDITFCTASILHLCVIALDRYWAITDALEYSKRRTMRRAGLMIAVVWVISISISMPPLFWRQAKANEEVMECMVNTDQISYTLYSTFGAFYVPTVLLIILYGRIYVAARSRIFKTPVSCGKRFTTAQLIQTSAGSSLCSINSASNLEGHLHSGGGGNVGGVAVNGGGGGGSGGSPLFNNCVKVKLADSVLERKRLCTAREKKATKTLGIILGAFIMCWLPFFVGTLVLAICKECWFHPVLFDVFTWLGYLNSLINPVIYTAFNDEFKLAFHKLIKFKRCY; translated from the coding sequence ATGGATCAGGATAATAGCTCTGTGGATCCGTTCTTCACCAACGCCACGGAGAGCTCTGAACCCACAGAGGCACTATGGGACGAGGCCACTCTCCTGGGGTTCCAGATCTTCCTGTCAGCCATCCTGGCAATCGTCACCCTGGCCACTGTGCTGTCCAATGCCTTTGTCATCGCTACCATATTCCTGACCCGGAAGCTGCACACGCCAGCCAACTTTCTGATTGGCTCGCTGGCCGTGACAGACCTGCTGGTGTCCATCCTGGTCATGCCTATCAGCATCTTGTACACAGTGAGTAAGACTTGGGCCCTGGGGCAGATTGTCTGTGACATCTGGCTGTCATTGGACATCACCTTCTGCACTGCCTCCATCCTGCACCTGTGCGTCATCGCGCTGGACCGTTACTGGGCCATCACTGACGCCCTGGAGTACTCCAAGCGCCGGACAATGCGTCGAGCGGGCCTGATGATAGCGGTGGTATGGGtgatctccatctccatctccatgcCGCCGCTCTTCTGGAGGCAGGCCAAGGCCAACGAGGAGGTGATGGAGTGCATGGTGAACACGGATCAGATCTCCTACACGCTCTACTCCACCTTCGGGGCGTTCTATGTGCCCACCGTGCTGCTGATCATCCTCTACGGCCGGATCTACGTGGCAGCCCGCTCGCGCATCTTTAAGACGCCAGTGTCGTGCGGCAAGCGTTTCACCACGGCCCAGCTCATACAGACGTCGGCCGGCTCCTCCCTCTGCTCCATCAACTCCGCCTCTAACCTAGAGGGCCACCTGCACTCCGGAGGGGGAGGCAACGTGGGAGGAGTGGCAGTAAacggaggtggaggaggaggcagtgGTGGGTCGCCTCTCTTCAATAACTGTGTGAAGGTGAAGCTGGCTGACAGTGTGCTGGAGAGGAAGCGTCTGTGCACCGCCCGGGAGAAGAAGGCCACCAAGACGCTGGGCATCATCCTGGGAGCCTTCATCATGTGCTGGCTACCCTTTTTCGTGGGCACCCTGGTACTGGCCATCTGCAAAGAATGCTGGTTCCACCCAGTGCTCTTCGACGTGTTCACCTGGCTTGGCTACCTGAACTCGCTCATCAATCCCGTCATCTACACCGCCTTCAATGACGAGTTCAAACTGGCCTTCCACAAACTCATCAAGTTCAAGAGATGCTACTAA